The sequence acaatattggcgcaatattgtgaaagattacgagaatctgaattctacgtttatttaagcatgctgacgtaagaacatttatcaagtgacatgaaaggatgcatcttggtaagtattaaacttatttgatttgcagtccagatatttgaagatgccacccatgaaatgttgaatattgtcacttgacaaaacttatgtaaaaaacttttaaggattcaaaatgcttgaagcatataaaaatttctgggaaacttatttataatccttatattgtataagcttattacttgaacatcattggaactcttggcgAGTTTTctaagcaatagattatttgttgaaattcgaaatatatcgaattggattggttatgaagtaccatatcttagtgcaattgatgcacttctgtaccttgcaaatactacaaggcctatagcctttttagtcaatttgttagcaaggtatatttctgctcttactatgagacatcaaaatgggaaaaaacacatgagcttgttttattttaaagattgcagtcccgatattattggtcatgctgatgttgggtacttatctgacccgcataaagctcggtctcaaataggctatgtgttcatatgtggtggtactgccatatcttgaagatatacaaagcagtctatcgtagccacttcatcgaatcatgctgagataatagctattcatgaagaaagccgagaatgtgtatggttgaggtccatgatacatctcattcgagaaaaatgtggtgtgaaatatgacaatctacccacaattttatatagagataattcagcatacatagcaaatcttaaaggaggattcataaatggagatagaacgaagcacattttaccaaagcttttctacatacatgagctacaaaagaatgatgatattaacgtgcaacagattcgttcaactgacaatgcgACTNNNNNNNNNNNNNNNNNNNNNNNNNNNNNNNNNNNNNNNNNNNNNNNNNNNNNNNNNNNNNNNNNNNNNNNNNNNNNNNNNNNNNNNNNNNNNNNNNNNNacatacatgagctacaaaagaatgatgatattaacgtgcaacagattcgttcaactgacaatgtgattgatttattcaccaaatcttctccaattgcaactttcaagaagatgcaacacaagattgggatgcaaaagttcaaggatgttctcattagggagagcaaatacgcgctgtactcttttaccctttcaaggttttgtcccaccgaattttccttgtaaggtttttaatgaggcagcctatatgcgtattgttagagatgtgtactctttttccttcactagatttttttcccactgagttttttctaataaggttttaacgaatcacattatctatctagatattcaaaggggagtgttataaatgtatttacattatagtgaatgtctatcaagatctactttgatatctattaggatttgaagcatccgtcctttactcagactaggagtaagttttctctataaataaaggggttttgttcattgtatttacaatcttatgatctttCATCCCTCatgagaagaaataaaaatcactctctctattctctctactcttcttcttgttctttcttgttttatcaCACGCATTATTTTTGGAGAATTTTCGTGTTTTAGCTTgaagtttttgttttttgtccaAGTTTTATTTTCACAGTAAAAACtaaagtaattattttaatatttgggtgCAGACGTTTGCTCAGTTGGTTGAGCACCGTCCGTTCCTCACATGTGGGTAGGGATCGAATCCCATTCCCCCTTAGTGTTGATTTTAGAAATTCtcgatattttgcataattaatgaaaatctcaattttaggCCTGTCGAAATACATCATTAGCtttcgatacatccaacgaagatatattttttttctttgcaaagATAGaaaattagctcccgatatatattttttttattttgagtttgttGAGATACATTACACATTCTATGAATAcgttttttcttttgtaaagatacTTAATTAGCTCtagtatatttttttgattttggatcTATTGAGATCTATAATTAGCTCTTGATATATCCAacaattagttgagattttttataattactttgtaagggtgagaatttatgtaaatatgataagttaaggtatatgtttatgttatttttccaaaaaatattgtTCTTTTAGGTAAATTTTCCTATACAAGTATGAGGATCAAGGCTGTGATAATGGTTTGTGGCCCAGTATCTCTCCAAACTTGTGTGTATTGGATTATAAAGAATGAGATTCAAACCCAAGTAATTAGTTAGAGCCCAGTGGGCCTGTAAGATGAGTTCAAGCCCCTTACGACACACTCTGCTTCTTTGTCAGCATAGTTTCCCAGCCTCACAATTACTAACTACTGTAGTAAGTACCCCTCACTACCTTGCACTTCACAGCAAATTGAATGGCCACGAATTAAACAGCAATAATATAAATAGTCGCAAACAAATTTTCCAAAATCACTAACACCCCACCTCAATTTTGCAGTAATGGACTTGGTGCATAGGATcgctttcttcttcttcttcttcttggagGTATGCTCTTATGATTCTTGAAGATTATAATGAGCAACTTCTCCGCTCTCTTTTCCTTTCAAGAATCTTGTGTGCTTACTCAATCATCTATGTTTGGTTCAAAAATCTGAATTTTGGGTTCCTTTTTATGTTAAGTTTCTCTGAACAAAATGCCTTATCTAAATGTCTGGTCTTCTGGGACTAATTCTAGTATGTTACCACATATGGAATCAGAGttggcttcatcttctacttcagTTTTTACTTGGCGAAAAACTGATAGTTGGGTTCTTGCATACTCCCCCTCACATAATTCTACCTCTGATCATGTATCCAGAAGTTTTAGGTGTCCAAGAGATAAGCCTAAGTTCAGAAAACAAGTTTTTTGCCTGAGGACACAAGTCTTTCCTTTTCGTCTCCCAAAGAAGGATTTTCTTGGACCATCTTTTGCTGTGGCACAGGCCTCTGATGTAAGAGAACAAAATTCACAATCTTTCACTAGAGGGGAACGTGGGGTTGGGGCTTTGACTTGTGTTGAGTTGGAGGAAAAGGGGGACTTGAGTCATAATGTTGAGTTTGGTGATATTGGAAGTGAGGAGGAAGAGGCGGGGAGAGTTAAAGGCGAAAATGTGGATGTTCGAGCTCTGGCACAGAGCTTGCACTTTGTTAGAAATGCAGATGAGGTAGATGAAGTTCTTAAGGATAAGGTTGAATTGCCACTTCAAGTTTACTCATCTATGATTAGAGGTTTTGGTAAAGATAAGAAGTTGAACTCTGCGATGGCACTTGTTGAGTGGTTAAGGAGGAGGAGCAAGGATAATATCGGCTCTGTTAGCTTAAATGTGTTCATTTATAATAGTCTTTTAGGCGCCATAAAGGAGGCGAGGAAGTACAATTTTGTTGATAAAGTCATGAACGATATGGTCTCAGAAGGAGTGGAGCCTAATGTTGTGACGTACAATACTTTAATGAGAATTTATATAGAACAAGGCCGGGAACTTGAAGCTCTCAATCTTTTCAGAGAGATGCCAAAGAAGCGACTCTTTCCTAGTCCTGCATCCTATTCCACTGCCTTGTTTGCTTATCGGAGACTTGAAGATGGATTTGGTGCTATAACTTTCTTTGTCGAGACAAGAGAGAAATATCAAAATGGTGAAATTGGAAATATTGTGGAAGAAAACTGGGAGTATGAATTTGCGAAGCTTGAGGATTTCATAATCCGAATTTGCTACCAAGTGATGCGGCAGTGGCTGGTCAAGGGTGAAAAAGCAAGCACCAATATTCTGAAACTACTAACGGATATGGATAAGGCTAGGCTCCAACCAAGTCGTGCAGAGTATGAACGCCTAGTGTGGGCATGTACCCGTGAAGAACATTATGTTGTAGCAAAAGAACTGTATAATAGGATAAGAGAGATGGATACGGAGATT comes from Capsicum annuum cultivar UCD-10X-F1 chromosome 2, UCD10Xv1.1, whole genome shotgun sequence and encodes:
- the LOC107860710 gene encoding protein LOW PHOTOSYNTHETIC EFFICIENCY 1, chloroplastic codes for the protein MPYLNVWSSGTNSSMLPHMESELASSSTSVFTWRKTDSWVLAYSPSHNSTSDHVSRSFRCPRDKPKFRKQVFCLRTQVFPFRLPKKDFLGPSFAVAQASDVREQNSQSFTRGERGVGALTCVELEEKGDLSHNVEFGDIGSEEEEAGRVKGENVDVRALAQSLHFVRNADEVDEVLKDKVELPLQVYSSMIRGFGKDKKLNSAMALVEWLRRRSKDNIGSVSLNVFIYNSLLGAIKEARKYNFVDKVMNDMVSEGVEPNVVTYNTLMRIYIEQGRELEALNLFREMPKKRLFPSPASYSTALFAYRRLEDGFGAITFFVETREKYQNGEIGNIVEENWEYEFAKLEDFIIRICYQVMRQWLVKGEKASTNILKLLTDMDKARLQPSRAEYERLVWACTREEHYVVAKELYNRIREMDTEISLSVCNHIIWLMGKAKKWWAALEIYEDLLDKGPKPNNMSYELIVSHFNILLSAAKKRGIWRWGVRLLNKMEEKGLRPSSREWNAVLVACSKASETSAAVQIFRRMVEKGEKPTVISYGALLSALEKGKLYDEALQVWKHMIKVGIEPNLYAYTIMASIYTAQGKFNIVDSIIKEMVSTGVEPTVVTFNAIISACARNGMGSVAYEWFQRMKTQNITPNEVSYEMLIEALANDGKPRLAYELYVRAISEGLSLSTKAYDAVILSAQAYGATIDLSILGPRPPEKKKRVQIRKSLSEFCNIADVPRRSRPFDREEIFTARTKGT